In Paramormyrops kingsleyae isolate MSU_618 chromosome 18, PKINGS_0.4, whole genome shotgun sequence, the DNA window GAACCTTTCGGCGTGTTGGATTTCCCATAATTCCAAGGAAGAAATTTGTTTGAAAACACGTTGCCTTTGATCAAGCAAGTGACCATAAAACTTAACACCTGTTCTGTCAGATTTCAATATGGCAGAAAAGCTCTCAATTCAGAAGTCCAATGAAAAGAGTAtcatttgtaaaaaataaataaaaactccTGCCAACAGTCCATTTGGACCATTGCATGGTCTGTCTGGCAGTACCTCCAGCTATCTCAGACCTAAAAATAGAAAAGGCCGTTGGCCTGTAACAAACACGTTGGAGACAAACGTCTCAAGTTTCGACTGGACTGTCAGATTTATGGATCCACGAGTAAGCAGTATTATCACTGGACCGCTTACCAAAGCTTGTTGTAGGCATCCAGGCACTCCGGTTTAACGTTGTGAACTGCaagaaaccaataaaaaaaatcatacactCATCAATACTGACAGTTTTATCACAACATAATGAGACATGGACCAAGACATAGAGAGAAAAATACAATCAAAAATAcaatatatctatctatctatctatctatctatctatctaacctCTGGCCCTGCTTTGGGCATAGGCCTCCAATCCATGGATGCAgtacataaaatattatattatattatataatccATCCACAAAATAATGATAGGGTTGCCTGTGGATTTGAGGAGCTCCCCAGAAGACACACTCAGGAACCTACACTGAATTTTGTACAGGTTGCTGTCCTCCTTCTTTGCGAGCAGATGAGAGTGGGCATCCTTTCTGGGGTCTACCTTTCGAACGAATAGTGATTTAAACCAGCTGTCCTCCCGGTTTTTGTGATTGGATGCTGAAAGACCCCTGAAGAAAAATCACGTTATAGTGCGTTACAATAACCAACAGTTGACCTGAGCCCTTTACTATAaaccaaccacacacacacacacacacacacacacatttggaCAAGAATCCAAGAACCCAGGACAAGAACAGCTCATTCACACCAGTGCTGAACTGACCTGATCGTAGATATTCCATACCTAGATATGCACTTAGACATACCATACTTAGATATACGCTTCTCTCACATTGTTTAGGGTTTTGTACACTTGTCTGTACTTATAGTTTTCAACCAGGTACAGATCATACATTGTTGTGATAATGTCACAGGCCTTGTGACGCCACTGCAACATTTCACAGACCCTATAACAACAATGGTCTCTTACAGACCTGGAACGCCATCACTCAACGTCTATAGAGGTTCAGAAATGCAAGGGTTTCTAATCTACCGAAGTAAAGTGGACTTTATATAATCAGTTCCACTTTATGCATTACATTTCACTCTGCATTGATCCATCACTTCTTGTTACATCAAATGTTAAAAACGGGAGGGGGAATTACTTTCCAGCAAAGCAACACAATAGTTGACACGGAGCAGGCCAACTACGTATGGGTCAGCACGGGTTAGGAGCCGGTGCGCTTATGCACGATGAGCCGGGGAGAGCCGCGGCGGTAGACACTCTCCACCGCAAAGGGATGCACGCTTCCCATTAAATATGGCAAGCGGCAGCTACTCCTATGCACGGAAAAAGCAACCGCTGGATGTGACCTTGAACTAGCCTGCGTGCTAACCCGGTGCACCCACAGAACGTTTGCCCTATCGTTTTAAAAGCACCCGAGAGAAAAGGACCTCGCCCGCAAAATCGCTTCTGCACTCGGTGATCGTGCGCGACATTAACAAGAAACTGCAACCGCCCCCCAAGCCCCCACGGATGGAAGCTGGGCTCGCTAGACGACCGTAAGGGTGCATGGTGTATCGCATCGTATTGCAGTAACCGGGAAAAAACATAAGCCGCTCCAGAAGGCACATGATCGCTAACCCAGGTCCCTGAGCAACGCCCCGACCTGGCGGTGAGGAGAAGCTGTCCCCCGCTGTGGACCTTGCTCCGTGCCTGACTCAGGCCCCTTCCCACGTTCTGAAGGACTCGGGTCGCCATCTTCCTCTGACTGCCTGATGCTTCCAGTCTAAAGCGTTAACATTTCGGGCTTCTTTCTCACAAGGAACCGCCAGAGGGCGACAAATCACTTCCACATTCAGGCAGCTCCGGAAAGGCCACAATTTTTCTGAAATCCTGTAAATTTCTGTTTCCAGTTCTGTACATTGCACAAATACTTAATCGGGAGGAATGCACAGTTAACATAGTTATAGAATTAAACGTACTACCATGAAAGTGAGTTAATAAtagcaaaaacaacaaaatatgtAGCCAATTAATTGAAATAGGTTTATTTGTCATTTCAGCCGtatacacagtatacagtgAAACGAAGGTGCACAAAAAAGGATTCAATCACAGAAAGGacattataattaattaaaaatttgGAGTACCTCTACCACTAAATTGAGCAGCTTTCCCGCAGTAGTCCGTCTTGATTTGCCATGAAGAAGATTCATGTTATAGAGCTGTAGAATTTATTTGCACAAacctacctatctatctatctatctatctatctatctatctagtctTCAGTTAAATGATACCACTATTTTGGTTAAATAatagatctatctatctatctgtcatTCAGTAATACATGCTATATATATTGCATGCTAAGTATATATTACATAAATATTACCTGAACAGCTGCCTCACAGAACACACTAGGAATGTTACTGtcccataagaacataagaaatttacaaacgagaggaggccattcggcccatcaagctcgtttggggagaacttagctaatagctcagagttgttaaaatcttatctagctctgatttaaaggaacccatggttttagcttccactacaatagcaggaagactattccatactctgactacacgctgtgtaaagaagtgcttcctcaaatttgttttaaaatgttctcccgctaatttccacttatggccacgagttctagtatttagactaatattgaaatagtcatttggctatACAgtatccagacccgttagaatcttatagacctgaatcatatccccccttagtctcctttgctcaaggctgaacagattcagttccgctaacctctcctcgtaagacattcctctaagagaGGATACATATAAATGTTCTTTTGTGAATGTGTGACATCCTGTGATAGACAGGCATCACGTTCGGGGTGCACCCTGCCCTACGTTTCCTGAAATAGGCTCCAGAATTACAGTAACACTACTCTGGACTAATGGTTATAGGAAAAGTAACTAAATGAATGAAAAGCATCCTGGAAGAATTCCCACCGGCATCAGCAGCAAGACTGCAGGATCTGACAGAATGAGGTCACAGTAAAATAAACATGATGAAAGATTCACAGGCCGGTTTTGACAACTTTGATATCCCAACCATTCTggcaagtgtttttttttccggggggggggggtcttgtgcTTCTATCCCATCAGTTTGTCACCTAAACCTGCCcttaccacacacacacacaaacactgtaaCACAAATACTGTGAGACAAACCTGCGATTTTCATAATGCTTACAgttaatgataattaatttcaattaGTGATTCCAGAGTACAGATTACAAACACAACCCATAAGACATAAATTAGtatttttaaaactgaaaagtTTTATTTTGATCACTGAAATCATACACGTTACCAGGTATACCAAACAAGTTACAACATGACAAAGGAGAAGCGATTCTCTTGAAGACGACACTCATTGAGACATCATTGGCTTGGGGCCACAGGGTCTTTAATATCCAATTTCTGCAATGTCTGCATTACAGAGTCAGCAGAGGGCTTAGTTGAGCTGACAATGGGCTCCAGAAACATGCTTCCAGCCACCTTCTTCCCTGTGAGCGGGTCCACAACCTTTCCCAGCTTGTGTACAATTTCCACCAGTTCATGCTTCACGTGCTTGGTCCTCCTCTCTGGCAGTGCTTTCAGGAGGACAATATCTCCCACACCGCACTGCTCCAAGGGATCATGTGCAAAGTATGTCTTTCTTTTGTTGTAGTACTGTAGTGAAAGAGATGAGAGCAATAACGAGTATAATTAGTACACCGTATATGTCTACTCATTAAAAAACGAACGGAGTGTGAAGCTCAGTTCCTATGAAGGCAGCGTTACCTTGAGAAGATACTGATCCAGGACAAGCCTAGTCACTCGGACCTTAGCGGTCTTCTGCATCTTGGTGCCTATTACTCTTCCTATTATCCACGTTGCGTGTACAGTCGCAGTTTTCAAAGACATGATGTATGAGTCCTGGACAGATTTGGAAGGGgatttctatatttatttacttacttatttttaatctcatttaTACATAACCTGACCGATAACTCCACATAGAAGTATAAAACACAGTGTCAGTAAAACATGTACTTGCTCGGGAATATATAACTCGCAAACGCATGAACAGAACTGCTGCATGAAATGGCACAAAACAGAGCTGTCATCTTGATACAAGTCAGGTCTCTACAAAACAGTTAGCTTCATGCTTTAGCATCAGAAAGCAAGTTAGAAAACACATGTTTTGCTACATACCTATATTTCGTTGATTGTGGAAAATAAGTTGGCATTTAGTACAGCGCAAATAAATACTTGGTTTTCTCAACTGTTTCAGGAAGGTCAGGATTGTTTCCCATGCTTCCGACGCCTTCGCTGGGCTTCTTTTGATGACGTTGAAGTGACGGCAGACAAACCGAGACAAACAGAACGCAATACGAATATGCGTTTAATTTTCTGCTTAGAATGTTCATTTATACGTTCGGTAGTGAAGGAGCACGTACACTGTGTAAttgctttgtttttaattaattcgGTACAGTGCACACCAATGTATGTCAGAACAATGTATATAGATGTACAAATAACAATTGAAAGAAACTTATTAATGTACTTAACAAAGGAAATGACTCTACTGCCTCTACAGTAAAACATCCTTACAAATGAACAAATGGCTATAATCTTTTTGGTCTAGAATGTTAAATTGAAAAATCACTGTAACCTGAAATAGTTCGGTTTAACATTGCTAATGGATGATGTTCGCACTTGAACCACAAGGAGGCGCACAAATACAATTTATTACTCAACAACTTTTTTTCAGAAATGAACATCTGGAACTAGGAGAGTAACATTGAGTTCACCGTCACAAACTGTCAACGCAAAGAATAGCATTTTGTCTTCATTGTGCAGAGACATTTCCAAGATCTGGTTCTGTTTTGCAACAGCTTAATCAAGTTCATGTTTCTGAGCCAGTCATTAAGACACTGCAAGCACTAATGTAGATAACACTGATGTAATATACCATGATATACACTATCACAACCAAAGGGACGTGTAAAAAGCCATCAAGAATGGTAAAACTAtagtgtatttatttgtttattggtATAAACCTTTTGAGGATATTTAAGAAGTTTATTAAGAAGTTTATTTTTGAGTTGGTCCATCTATTTTTTCCAATAATAATATCAAGTTGGCCAGACATGGCATTTAAAGTTCAGGCTACCATAAGAGTCTACAATAAGAGTATAAGTTTTGTCTTATTTTTTCTCTGCCTTTTGAGAAATGCCTTTTTTAGCCTTTTATGGTCACACTGTGAAGTGGATGGTGAACAAGAAGCCCAGCCTCCCAGCCAAGCTGCACATAGCTCTGGATACTAGAATCCCAGGCAGTTAGAGCTCTGGTACTTGTGGAAAACATGGCCAAAGGTCATTGGGTCATTGGGTCATACCATAGTCCGGCAGGGGAGTATTGGCTGCTGGGGCAAAAGACTacgtttatgtgtgtgtgtgtatttgtgtgtgtgtgtgtgtgtgtgtgtgagagagagagagagagagagagcgtgtgAGATATATCCGGAAGAAACTACAGGTTATCACCCAGACTTCCCTAGTCAGTCTTGGTTCTCCAGATGGTTCAGTCTATGTGATCAAATACACTTAAAGCATGTGGCACACCATGCATACAGTCTTCATGGATTTTGAACATTTTCCAGAAATGTATTGTATGGATAAATGATCTCATTCAGCAGCTATGATATCATTGAAGAGGTTTTACTGCCTTACTTGGTCAGACGGGCGAACAAACTTCCATGaggtatacaaaaaaaaaggtgtTACCCCGAGCAAGTCTCTCATTCATTCTACAATGTCAAATGCCTCTCCAACTGGCCCTTTCTAACTATCCATTTCTAAAAATGTTTCCAGAAAAAGTTAAAGTTCTAATGACAGATTGGGCTAGTAAATACAGAGAAGACATTTGCCAGGGATGATTTATTGCCATATGAGCGCTAATTGATGCTACTTGTGAAATGGTCCAACTCTTCTGCTAATGTCTGCAGCTCAAGGGCGTAAGTTTGATTTTGACATTGATGGGGACCAATTCACCCTcaaaccccccgcccccttaaACACACATGGTTCTCCCACAATATTGATAGGAacatgtccctaccatccatacccaaatctgtGCCCTTGCACACTATTACAGTGAGAGGCCCATATCAGATAGAATGTTCTAGTGAAGCATTGGCTAATCTTTATGTGGCTCAATGTGGCCCAGGGTTGGAGAGGTTCTaggtcaggggtgggcaatcttatccagaaagggtaTGCTGGTTTTCACTGAAACTCCCTAATACTAATTAGAGGAtggattggctgaagagtcctcacacctgggtttgaacagctgacctaaaagTCATCCCAAAAGTCTGCAGGCACACTGGTCCTTTGTGGATAAGGTTCTAGGTGATCTGCTGGTGCGGCACTCAAGCATAAACCTGCACAATTAATCAGTAGTGCTGTGCTAAATGTAGAAATAAGAAAAGGTATTGCTGCCAAATTCTGATATTCAACACTGGCTTAACATGGTTTTCTGCACAAAGACATATTTTAATCCCAGGATAGAAATgatcagaaaataaaaacattaagggGGGGCGGCAGGCCAAGCCAGGCCTGAGTCGAGCAGAATAAGGGAATGCTTTACCTCAGAACCGAGACGGAGCCACATGGATCAAGTTAGCTCACTGCTGCAGAATGGAGCACTGATTTTTAACCATTCATAGGAAGGACTGGTTTCCTAGGCCTAAGCGAGCTCCCATGGAACATATTTTGAATTCTTTTGGGAAATATTCGGCTTTAGGGCATTAGAAAAGCTTTGGAGAGTAGGGGTGTAAATGGGTTTGTTAAAAGTCTTAACAAGCCAAGGAAAACATGGCATCCCTGCCTTGGTGTTACTGTGACATAAAATCCAGTCAGTCTCGATTGTCATTATCGTAATTACCTCTTCGGTGCTTTGGAAATGTGAAAGATATTGACCAGAACATCTGCTCTGTAAACCTGACTGTCTGCTTTGCCTTACTATTCCATGTaaagtgacaaaaaaaatgGCCACATTCCAAAACCAATCTCCTTCAGACAATAGATAAATAACAGCTCATGACGGGATTGAGATATGAGCCTTAGCTGTAGGTTATACTGATGAACATATAATATCTTTATGTCAACAAGAAACCGGTATATTGTAGAATGTGATTTTTAAGTCTGCTGACTTATTTTTCCTGtgttctgtattattatttatcatcaCTTCCATCAAAATCCATACCACTGGTCTGTTAGTATTGTTTTTTATCTTGTGTCACTGATATTGGAAGTTTGATGGTTAATATTTAATGAGGAGAGTATGAACAAATCAAAAACCGCCCTGCCATCTTTCAGAGACTCCCTGTGGTTGTTCCGATTGATGCATGACATTGTTATAATTTCGATCATTGAGCTTGGATGCTCTGGTGTCATATATACTAATGAACATCCTTGTGCTCAAGCATAGTCTTAGTTATGGATAATCTATGGCAGGgctctccaactccagtcctggagagctactatccagtaggttttctgtcccacttggcttctgatgagctacatctgctcctggtatttacctgagaacaggtgaggctcatcagaagccgggtaggatagaaaacctactggatggtagctctccaggaccggagttggagacccctgatctatggcctgcacagaagtccaattcACTACTGGGGTTTACATCTGGGAGGTCATTCTCCCCAGTCACACTCTACCAGGGATCTCCACTGTTTTccacatgagcattgaagtcaCTCACAGCCCAAAGAGGCAGCCGACTTACCCCCCAGGAAAAAGTCCAGCCAGACTCCAGCCTGTGATTGGgaggggggacggggggggggggggggcaaaatctTGGACAAATCATGTCCCGGCATTTGGATGGTCCCATTACATATGGGATGAGTGACAACCTGAAGTCTTTCACCATGGGGGATGCCAGAGAAGGAGAGATTCCACCCCTTTGAAGAGTTCTGGTTCTGGAACCCACACTGTGCATGACTGTGCAGGGAGATAAGGCCCACAACAGCTAACCGGTACCTTTCTATATCCTGCAATAGCTCAgactccttccccaccagagaggtaaCATTCCACGTTCTCAAAGCCAGTGTCCATTGCCAAAGCCTGATCTATCTGGGTCCTTCCTGCACATTCCTCTCGCCCAAATGGCACTGAACCCGACCCTCGTCTTTCATCTTGCGGGTGGTAAGCCTACAAGATCGCTCCACCAAGCTATTTTGGGCTGGACTTGGCTGAATCACAGGGGTGACCCAACCATCAGGTGCTGACCAGCTCagcaggcctggctccaggggtaAGTCCTGGTAATCGTATTCCAGACCGGCTGCACTTGTTCGTTTTGCATAGCTTAGCTTCTCCCCACAGATCTGTTCACCGGGAACTTTTGCTCCAGATGACATAATAAAACGAATGTCTGAGACAGAGTTTCATGCGATGAGTCTCatgagattatttttttattgctggGCTGTGTGGTTGTAGCTCCTGCTACGCTTGTTGGATCTATAAGCTGTAGATCAATCTGATCAGGGTATGGCTGACCCTCGGCCAAGCAGACGGTCCGATACGGTCCAGCTTATTAAAATCAGTCACGTCGTCTCCACCCGTTACTAAAGTCGCAGGCTCTTCGAAGGCCCCTAATAAGACAGAGCAGACATAAAAGCGGTGTGGTATCATGCTTTGAAAAATCTCCAGGGCAGATCTTGGCTTTCCTCTGACTTCAATGAGAAACAATGTGTTACAGGCCAGTGATGTTGCCGATTGCTGTAGGTTCTGGTCCAGTGCTGAACGCAGTGCTCTGCCTATGAGTCACGCAGCGTGTGGTCGCTGATTACCAGGGGCGTGGGGCTGTCAATCCATTACAGCGTCCCCTGAGCTAAGCTTGGAAACCTTCCTGCTCAGTCAGAGTCCCTTTTAGCTCAGGATTAGTCCTCTAAGAATTTCCAAGTgcttatatttattataaatacCCAAACTAATGGACAAACAGTAAGATTAGGTCTGATGGGCACCAGATTACGATACATTTCCGCGTAAGTAGCCTAAAGTGGATTCTCAAAGTGTCTTACTTCTAGAGCTTTGAATGTTACTTTTCTTAAACCACATATTTGCAACCCACACTTAACTGGTTATCGATCATTATGGGATTTTCACATTGAATCAATGTCCCTCCCCCCAAAACAAAACTTGAGCAATGAAAACAGCTAAAAATTCTG includes these proteins:
- the mrps17 gene encoding small ribosomal subunit protein uS17m produces the protein MSLKTATVHATWIIGRVIGTKMQKTAKVRVTRLVLDQYLLKYYNKRKTYFAHDPLEQCGVGDIVLLKALPERRTKHVKHELVEIVHKLGKVVDPLTGKKVAGSMFLEPIVSSTKPSADSVMQTLQKLDIKDPVAPSQ